The following proteins come from a genomic window of Geomonas sp. RF6:
- a CDS encoding FKBP-type peptidyl-prolyl cis-trans isomerase N-terminal domain-containing protein — translation MIRLLLIFLCLAAAPVHAEDAQVKTPREKASYALGVNLMGNLKQQGVDFDLELVQKGMRDAASGNALLLEDEELRKYVSMYYNQVRNKQAGSRPQSAQKNKKAGAAYLAQNSRKEGVVTRPSGMQYQVLKEGEGKKPAPSDSVEFHYRTTSITGTEYDSSYLLEKPTQAKVSGGVVPGLSEALQLMPVGSKWRLFLPPQLAYGARGYGNKVGPEETVVLEVELLAIR, via the coding sequence ATGATAAGACTTCTCCTGATATTCCTTTGCCTTGCCGCAGCCCCCGTTCACGCGGAGGACGCCCAGGTGAAGACGCCGCGCGAAAAGGCGAGCTACGCCCTCGGGGTGAACCTCATGGGGAACCTGAAGCAGCAGGGGGTGGATTTCGACCTTGAGCTGGTCCAGAAGGGGATGCGCGATGCCGCGAGCGGAAATGCGCTCCTTCTGGAGGACGAGGAATTGCGCAAGTACGTGAGCATGTACTACAACCAGGTGCGCAACAAGCAGGCAGGGTCCCGCCCGCAGTCGGCACAGAAAAACAAGAAAGCGGGTGCAGCGTATCTGGCGCAGAATTCCCGGAAGGAGGGGGTGGTAACACGACCGAGCGGGATGCAGTACCAGGTGCTGAAGGAGGGGGAGGGGAAAAAGCCGGCTCCTTCCGACTCGGTGGAATTCCACTACCGCACGACCTCCATCACCGGCACCGAGTACGACAGCTCCTATCTTCTGGAGAAGCCGACGCAGGCAAAGGTGAGCGGCGGCGTGGTGCCGGGACTGAGCGAGGCGCTGCAGCTCATGCCGGTCGGATCAAAGTGGCGGCTCTTCCTGCCACCGCAGCTCGCCTATGGCGCGCGCGGCTACGGCAACAAGGTGGGGCCGGAAGAGACGGTTGTTCTCGAGGTTGAGCTTCTGGCGATCAGGTAA
- a CDS encoding cation:proton antiporter domain-containing protein: MEHHNLSLLLNITMALVWAFAGGVLARRLGLPTLVGYLLAGVAIGPFTPGFIGDTAQIGQLAEIGVVFLMFGVGLHFSLRDLWEVRKVAIPGAVIQMTGSTVLAFALALSWGWSPRAGLILGLAVSIASTVVLLRGLMDNGLLNSTHGRVAVGWLVLEDLATILILVLLPPLFSQGEGGTASVIWGLLKAAGFVVLILVVGRRLLPWLLMKITFTRSRELFILSVVAVALGTAVGSAEIFGVSLALGAFLGGVVLGRSSTSHHISAEIAPFRDVFTVLFFVSVGMLVNPHYLLTHIRQVLELTALIMIAKTALTLFLGFILPAPPRTMIVVAAGLSQIGEFSFIVGQAGVSLGILQQEQYSLILAGAVLSIMLNPFMFGAIGPLERGVRRVGFLWRLMARRIGAEQSPPADREGHVVIIGSGRVGGYLVYVLEHMGIPALVVENDPAKMNDLNSRGIPVLYGDAANSEILDHASLAKARALVVTVSDEAAAEIVVAFARQSAPALPVIVRGMTVKGVERLAELGATVVIHPELEGGLEIMRNTLLFLGIPAVQVQEYADEVRRDHYDLDVSTVGEQRVLAQMMAAVRGMEVVWRKVGGNSAVAGTTLAQADLRRRIGVSLIAIIRGSEIITNPDPSEVLQVGDTVGLLGTKKQVSAAEGLINPEDASRE, from the coding sequence ATGGAACATCATAATCTGTCTCTTCTCCTGAACATAACGATGGCGCTGGTGTGGGCCTTTGCGGGTGGGGTGCTCGCCCGGCGGCTCGGCCTCCCTACCCTGGTCGGCTACCTCCTTGCCGGAGTTGCCATCGGTCCATTCACTCCGGGATTCATCGGGGACACCGCCCAGATAGGGCAACTCGCAGAGATCGGCGTGGTATTTCTCATGTTCGGGGTGGGACTCCACTTTTCGCTGCGCGATCTTTGGGAGGTGCGAAAGGTAGCGATTCCCGGCGCCGTCATCCAGATGACAGGATCGACGGTGCTCGCCTTTGCATTGGCCCTCTCCTGGGGGTGGTCCCCGCGGGCCGGTCTCATCCTGGGGCTCGCGGTATCGATCGCCAGCACAGTAGTCCTGCTGCGCGGCCTCATGGACAACGGTCTGCTGAACAGCACCCACGGACGCGTGGCTGTCGGCTGGCTGGTGCTGGAGGATCTGGCAACCATCCTTATCCTTGTTCTGCTGCCTCCCCTCTTCTCGCAGGGGGAAGGCGGCACCGCTTCCGTCATCTGGGGGCTGCTGAAGGCAGCGGGATTCGTGGTTCTCATCCTCGTCGTCGGCAGAAGGCTACTCCCCTGGCTTCTGATGAAGATCACCTTTACCAGGTCCCGCGAGCTCTTCATCCTTTCGGTGGTGGCGGTCGCACTCGGCACTGCCGTCGGTTCGGCGGAGATCTTCGGGGTATCCCTCGCACTCGGCGCCTTTCTCGGTGGGGTGGTACTCGGGCGGAGCAGCACCAGTCACCACATCAGCGCAGAGATCGCCCCCTTTCGCGACGTCTTCACCGTCCTCTTTTTTGTCTCCGTAGGGATGCTGGTGAATCCCCACTACCTCCTGACGCACATCCGGCAGGTACTCGAGCTCACCGCGCTGATCATGATCGCGAAGACAGCGTTGACCCTCTTCCTCGGGTTCATACTGCCGGCCCCTCCGCGCACCATGATCGTTGTCGCCGCGGGGCTTAGCCAGATCGGCGAATTCTCCTTCATCGTCGGTCAGGCGGGCGTCTCCCTCGGCATACTCCAGCAGGAGCAATACTCCCTCATCCTCGCAGGAGCCGTCCTCTCCATCATGCTTAACCCCTTCATGTTCGGGGCGATCGGACCGCTGGAACGGGGGGTCAGGCGGGTCGGCTTCCTGTGGCGCCTCATGGCGCGGCGCATAGGTGCTGAGCAGTCCCCTCCCGCGGACCGCGAGGGGCATGTGGTGATAATCGGGTCGGGACGGGTGGGTGGTTACCTCGTGTACGTGCTGGAACATATGGGAATACCGGCACTGGTAGTGGAGAATGACCCGGCGAAAATGAACGACCTGAACAGCCGGGGAATCCCGGTTCTGTATGGAGATGCCGCCAACTCCGAGATTCTTGATCACGCCTCCCTGGCTAAGGCGAGAGCCCTCGTGGTAACGGTTTCAGATGAGGCGGCAGCCGAGATCGTCGTTGCCTTCGCCCGCCAGAGTGCCCCTGCCCTGCCGGTAATTGTTCGAGGGATGACGGTGAAGGGAGTGGAGCGCCTGGCGGAGCTGGGTGCCACAGTCGTAATCCATCCCGAGTTGGAGGGAGGTCTGGAAATAATGAGAAACACGCTCCTCTTCCTCGGCATACCTGCAGTACAGGTTCAGGAGTACGCCGACGAGGTCCGGCGTGACCATTACGACCTTGACGTGTCGACCGTTGGCGAGCAGAGGGTGCTGGCGCAGATGATGGCTGCGGTGCGGGGAATGGAGGTGGTCTGGCGAAAGGTGGGGGGCAACAGTGCGGTTGCAGGAACGACACTGGCGCAGGCCGATCTCCGGCGCCGCATCGGGGTGTCTCTGATCGCCATTATCAGGGGGAGTGAAATCATCACCAATCCCGATCCCTCCGAGGTGCTGCAAGTGGGGGACACCGTCGGACTCCTTGGGACAAAGAAGCAGGTCTCAGCAGCCGAAGGATTGATCAACCCGGAGGACGCGAGCCGGGAGTGA
- a CDS encoding choice-of-anchor D domain-containing protein yields the protein MKRRSLICICLATVALAFTGAGPAGAAPPVTMPGSVPDYYETPNWANSPPLRKFVDTLPGLNVGNKNNLNQYIPVAIPDKTTYPGSDYYEIEVGQYTEQMHSDLDPTTLRGYRQTNTGDTTVSQFHYLGPLIVATKGTPVRVKFTNSLPTGSGGDLFLPVDPTIMGSGDGPLPEGCTPSEPGMPGTCEQYTRNRATLHLHGGRTPWISDGTPHQWITPKGETTSYPKGVSVQNVPDMWFDASGNTIASCAGALTCNVPGATNDPGAGSQTYYWTNDQSGRLMFYHDHSSGITRLNVYAGEAAGYLIQDAVEQDLVARNVIPGAANTIPLVIQDKTYVDDNPASPTYVRKTDPTWNWGTGALAATPNAMGVRERTPKKGDLWWPHVYMPAENPYNPDLSGMSSFGRWFYGPWFYPATPVCGQDGAALPLCIAQGPVANPYYDPACVPGPTTPFCQPPEIPGTPDVSWGAEAFLDTMVVNGTVYPTTTVKPEKYRLRILNAAHDRFLNLQLYQADPAQLPDPAVCPTCVINTEVKMLPAVLDQANPAAWPSNWPENLFDGREGGVPDPATRGPAFIQIGTEGGFLPGPVVLPNQPIAWNNDPTTFNFGNVDSGTLILAPAERADVIVDFSKYAGKTLILYNDAPTAFPALVPQYNYYTGAPDRTDVGGIAGTPVGMGPNVRTVMQIKVSGTGGAAPPDDFDPATLAALQAEFTATPTTQSAFQKGQEPIIVGQTAYNATYNTTFPATWPNWGISGINDTQLSYQQVDGTVVSKFPMKPKAIHDEMGASFDEYGRMAAKLGLELPKTNAGNANFLLQNYVDPPTEQVLPNGVQIWKISHNGVDAHPLHFHLFDVQLLNRVAWDGAIRLPDPNELGWKDTIRVNPLEDTIVALRPILPVVPFPLPDSIRPLNPAVPLGSAMGFSQTDPRDGGNLTGAAQITNQMYNFGHEYVWHCHILSHEENDFMRPMSLLVAPPAPSGLTAGNVGGKAIVTFTDNSANETGFVVQSSNDPTFTTVLSTQTVAPSAPSTSSGKTVSYSIDPPFGVYFRVQAVDEYSTVPAAYRPEWQAQATYSAWTANATVGAASGALASAAPSALAFGAQYVNTTSAPQQIRLSNIGDQTLDISAVALAGANSGDFAFTSTCGATVAAGGNCTFSVTARPTATGLRGASLVITSNSVAQPSLSLPLSATGVAAVASVAPGAVIFPIQQVLTTSPATTLTLSNTGTAALAVSGITFSGANAADFAQTNTCGTPVVAGGNCTVRVTFRPTATGIRTAQISIATNDPVNATASASLTGTGTGPVGSVSPSALAFGSVLVNTTGAPQTVTVTNSGSSAMTISSIALAGANSTEFSLAKTCGATLAAGASCTATVNFSPTSQGAKAAQLTIATDAPLNGGATSLQLPMSGLGTTVTLSSQALYFGPQILNSTSSTQVISILNTSTAPMTISNIAVSGSNAGDFTQTNNCPASLRSGQSCTINVRFAPTAVGTRVATMSITDSAAGSPQSVPLNGSGVQGPAASVTPGSINFGTVARGSTSAPGTITLASTGGVALNISGISLGGNSPGDFTLTNNNCPIGGAGLASGNSCTVSVAFKPTRRTGIRTATVSFTDNAGGNNSTQSVTLQGLAQ from the coding sequence ATGAAAAGGCGAAGCCTCATCTGCATCTGCCTTGCGACCGTGGCACTCGCCTTCACCGGAGCCGGTCCTGCAGGCGCGGCGCCTCCGGTCACCATGCCGGGAAGCGTCCCCGACTACTATGAAACGCCCAACTGGGCCAACAGCCCGCCCCTCAGGAAGTTCGTGGACACCCTGCCCGGACTGAACGTCGGGAACAAGAACAACCTGAATCAGTACATCCCGGTGGCGATCCCGGACAAGACGACCTATCCAGGGAGCGACTACTACGAGATCGAGGTGGGGCAGTACACCGAGCAGATGCATTCGGACCTCGATCCCACCACCCTGCGCGGCTACCGCCAGACCAACACCGGCGATACCACGGTAAGCCAGTTCCACTACCTGGGACCGCTGATCGTGGCCACGAAGGGGACGCCGGTGCGCGTGAAGTTCACCAACTCACTCCCGACCGGCTCGGGCGGCGACCTCTTTCTCCCTGTGGACCCCACCATCATGGGGTCGGGGGACGGTCCCCTTCCGGAGGGGTGCACCCCCAGCGAGCCGGGGATGCCCGGAACGTGCGAGCAGTACACCCGCAACCGCGCCACGCTGCACCTGCACGGCGGCCGCACCCCCTGGATCAGCGACGGCACGCCGCACCAGTGGATCACCCCGAAGGGGGAGACGACCTCCTACCCGAAAGGGGTGAGCGTGCAGAACGTGCCGGATATGTGGTTCGACGCCAGCGGCAACACGATCGCCAGCTGCGCCGGTGCGTTGACCTGCAACGTGCCGGGGGCCACAAACGACCCCGGCGCCGGGTCGCAGACCTACTACTGGACCAACGACCAGAGCGGGCGCCTCATGTTCTACCATGACCACTCCTCCGGCATCACACGCCTGAACGTCTATGCAGGGGAGGCGGCGGGATACCTCATCCAGGACGCTGTGGAGCAGGACCTCGTGGCCCGCAATGTGATTCCGGGCGCTGCTAACACCATTCCCCTGGTGATCCAGGACAAGACGTACGTCGACGACAACCCCGCCAGCCCGACCTATGTCAGGAAGACCGATCCGACCTGGAACTGGGGGACCGGCGCCCTTGCCGCGACCCCCAATGCCATGGGAGTGCGGGAGCGGACCCCGAAGAAGGGGGATCTGTGGTGGCCGCACGTCTACATGCCTGCGGAGAACCCGTACAACCCGGACCTCAGCGGCATGAGCTCCTTCGGTCGCTGGTTCTACGGGCCGTGGTTCTACCCGGCGACGCCGGTGTGCGGCCAGGACGGTGCGGCGCTCCCCTTGTGCATCGCGCAGGGGCCTGTGGCAAACCCTTACTACGATCCCGCGTGCGTACCGGGACCGACGACCCCTTTCTGCCAGCCACCCGAAATACCGGGAACCCCCGACGTGTCGTGGGGTGCGGAGGCCTTCCTCGACACCATGGTGGTGAACGGGACGGTATACCCGACGACCACGGTGAAGCCCGAGAAGTACCGCCTGCGCATCCTGAACGCGGCACACGACCGCTTCCTCAACCTGCAGCTCTACCAGGCCGACCCGGCGCAGCTCCCGGATCCTGCCGTCTGCCCCACCTGCGTCATCAACACCGAGGTGAAGATGCTCCCTGCGGTGCTTGACCAGGCGAATCCGGCGGCATGGCCTTCCAACTGGCCGGAGAACCTCTTCGACGGCAGGGAAGGGGGAGTGCCCGACCCGGCGACCCGCGGCCCCGCCTTCATCCAGATAGGGACCGAAGGGGGCTTTCTGCCCGGGCCGGTGGTGCTGCCGAACCAGCCTATCGCCTGGAACAACGATCCCACCACCTTCAACTTCGGCAACGTCGACAGCGGCACCCTTATCCTCGCCCCTGCCGAGCGAGCCGACGTCATCGTCGACTTCAGCAAGTACGCAGGGAAGACTCTCATCCTGTACAACGACGCACCGACCGCCTTCCCGGCGCTGGTTCCGCAGTACAACTACTACACCGGCGCGCCCGACCGCACCGACGTAGGGGGTATCGCAGGCACACCGGTAGGTATGGGTCCCAACGTGCGCACCGTCATGCAGATCAAGGTCTCCGGCACCGGGGGGGCAGCACCTCCGGACGACTTCGATCCGGCGACCCTGGCGGCGCTGCAGGCGGAGTTCACGGCGACGCCGACCACCCAGAGCGCCTTCCAGAAAGGGCAGGAGCCGATCATCGTCGGCCAGACCGCCTACAACGCCACCTACAACACCACCTTCCCGGCGACCTGGCCCAACTGGGGGATCTCGGGTATCAACGACACCCAGCTCAGCTACCAGCAGGTCGACGGCACCGTTGTCTCGAAGTTCCCCATGAAGCCGAAGGCGATCCACGACGAGATGGGTGCCTCCTTCGACGAGTACGGGCGCATGGCCGCTAAACTCGGCCTGGAGCTTCCGAAAACGAACGCAGGGAACGCGAACTTCCTGCTGCAGAACTACGTCGATCCCCCCACCGAGCAGGTGCTGCCGAACGGCGTGCAGATCTGGAAGATCTCCCACAACGGGGTTGACGCCCATCCGCTTCACTTCCACCTCTTCGACGTGCAGCTCCTGAACCGCGTTGCCTGGGACGGCGCCATCCGTCTTCCGGACCCGAACGAGCTGGGGTGGAAGGACACCATCAGGGTGAATCCGCTGGAGGACACCATCGTCGCGCTGCGTCCGATCCTCCCGGTCGTCCCGTTCCCGCTTCCGGACAGCATCCGTCCGCTGAACCCGGCGGTGCCTCTCGGGTCCGCCATGGGCTTCTCCCAGACCGATCCGCGGGACGGCGGCAACCTGACCGGTGCCGCCCAGATCACCAACCAGATGTACAACTTCGGTCACGAGTACGTCTGGCACTGCCATATCCTTAGCCACGAAGAGAATGACTTCATGCGTCCCATGTCCCTTCTCGTCGCCCCCCCGGCACCTTCCGGGCTGACAGCAGGGAACGTCGGCGGCAAGGCCATCGTTACCTTCACCGACAACTCCGCGAACGAGACGGGCTTCGTGGTGCAAAGCAGCAACGATCCGACCTTCACCACGGTCCTGAGCACGCAGACCGTCGCCCCGAGCGCGCCGAGCACCTCGAGCGGGAAGACGGTGAGCTACTCCATCGACCCGCCCTTTGGGGTGTACTTCAGAGTGCAGGCGGTGGATGAGTATTCGACCGTTCCTGCGGCATATCGGCCGGAATGGCAGGCTCAGGCAACCTACTCCGCCTGGACCGCAAACGCCACCGTCGGCGCGGCCAGCGGGGCGCTCGCCTCGGCGGCGCCGAGCGCACTCGCCTTTGGCGCACAATACGTCAACACTACCAGTGCGCCGCAGCAGATCCGGCTCAGCAACATCGGGGATCAGACCCTCGATATTTCAGCGGTTGCCCTCGCGGGCGCCAACAGCGGCGACTTCGCCTTCACCAGTACCTGCGGTGCTACCGTCGCCGCAGGAGGCAACTGCACCTTCAGCGTCACGGCGCGCCCCACGGCCACCGGTTTGCGCGGCGCCTCGCTCGTCATCACCAGCAATTCCGTGGCACAGCCGAGTCTGTCGCTCCCGCTCTCCGCGACCGGGGTGGCGGCAGTCGCCTCCGTGGCGCCGGGTGCGGTGATCTTCCCGATCCAGCAGGTGCTGACCACCAGCCCGGCAACCACGCTCACCCTCTCCAACACCGGGACCGCCGCGCTTGCCGTTAGCGGCATCACCTTCAGCGGCGCGAATGCCGCAGATTTCGCCCAGACAAACACCTGCGGCACCCCTGTGGTGGCAGGGGGGAACTGCACCGTGAGGGTTACCTTCAGGCCGACCGCGACCGGAATCCGCACGGCGCAGATCTCCATCGCCACCAACGACCCGGTCAACGCGACCGCAAGCGCCTCCCTGACCGGCACCGGGACCGGCCCAGTCGGGAGCGTGTCGCCGAGCGCCCTTGCATTTGGCAGCGTCCTCGTCAACACCACCGGCGCCCCGCAGACCGTGACCGTCACCAACAGCGGCTCCTCAGCCATGACGATCAGCAGCATCGCACTGGCAGGTGCAAACAGCACGGAATTCAGCCTGGCCAAGACGTGCGGAGCAACGCTTGCCGCAGGGGCGAGCTGCACGGCAACGGTGAATTTCTCGCCGACCTCCCAGGGGGCGAAGGCGGCACAGCTCACCATAGCAACAGACGCCCCGCTCAACGGAGGGGCCACCTCCTTGCAGCTCCCGATGAGCGGCCTCGGCACAACCGTGACGCTGAGCTCGCAGGCGCTCTACTTCGGGCCGCAGATTCTCAACAGCACCAGCTCGACGCAGGTGATTTCAATCCTCAACACCAGCACCGCGCCGATGACCATCAGTAACATCGCCGTCTCCGGCAGCAATGCCGGCGACTTTACTCAGACGAACAACTGCCCAGCCAGCTTGAGAAGCGGGCAGTCCTGCACCATCAACGTCCGCTTTGCCCCCACGGCGGTCGGAACTCGTGTAGCCACGATGTCCATCACCGACAGCGCGGCGGGGAGTCCGCAGTCGGTGCCGTTAAACGGCAGCGGCGTGCAGGGGCCGGCAGCGAGTGTCACCCCCGGCTCCATCAACTTCGGCACCGTTGCCAGGGGCTCCACGAGCGCGCCCGGCACCATCACCCTGGCGAGCACCGGTGGAGTTGCACTGAATATCAGCGGCATCTCTCTCGGCGGTAACAGCCCCGGCGACTTCACTCTCACCAACAACAACTGCCCGATCGGCGGGGCAGGGCTTGCCTCGGGCAACAGCTGCACCGTGAGCGTCGCCTTCAAGCCGACCCGCCGCACAGGGATCCGCACGGCGACCGTCTCCTTCACCGACAACGCCGGCGGCAACAACAGCACCCAGAGCGTCACCCTGCAAGGGCTGGCGCAGTAA
- the fbaA gene encoding class II fructose-bisphosphate aldolase, which yields MPVADFKTYCQMLDRAREKGYAYPAINVTSLTTANAVLKGLAESGSDGIIQVSTGGGAFASGTALKDMALGAMSIAEHVHRVAARYPIYVALHTDHCQADKLDKFVLPLVEETERRRAAGLPNLFSSHMFDGSALPLKENLDISAKLMERFKQSELILEIEAGVVGGEEDGVAADASAKLYTTPEDTLEVARRLNGIGGRYLLAATFGNVHGVYKPGSVKLKPSILKDCQDAVAAEYGKSACFDLVFHGGSGSELSEIHEALDYGVVKMNIDTDTQYAFTRPIVAHMFTHYNGVLRVDGEMGDKKAYDPRTYMALAEAAMAERVKRAVTELRGTGTTLFIG from the coding sequence ATGCCAGTTGCCGATTTCAAAACATATTGCCAGATGCTTGATCGTGCGAGGGAAAAGGGATACGCCTACCCTGCCATCAACGTCACGTCGCTGACCACGGCAAATGCAGTATTGAAAGGGCTCGCCGAGAGCGGAAGCGACGGAATCATCCAGGTCTCCACGGGAGGCGGCGCCTTTGCCTCGGGAACGGCGCTCAAGGATATGGCGTTGGGCGCGATGTCCATCGCCGAGCACGTGCACCGGGTAGCGGCGCGCTACCCCATATATGTTGCTCTGCATACCGACCACTGCCAGGCCGACAAGCTCGACAAGTTCGTTCTGCCACTGGTGGAGGAAACGGAACGGCGCCGGGCCGCGGGGCTGCCGAACCTCTTCAGCAGCCACATGTTCGACGGCAGCGCCCTGCCGCTGAAGGAGAACCTGGACATATCCGCGAAGCTAATGGAGCGCTTCAAGCAAAGCGAACTCATTCTGGAGATAGAAGCAGGCGTTGTTGGTGGGGAGGAGGATGGTGTTGCCGCAGACGCGAGTGCCAAGCTCTACACCACACCGGAGGATACCCTGGAGGTAGCCCGTCGCCTGAACGGCATTGGCGGCCGCTACCTGCTGGCGGCAACCTTCGGCAACGTCCACGGTGTGTACAAGCCCGGCTCGGTAAAGCTAAAGCCTTCGATCCTGAAGGACTGCCAGGATGCCGTGGCAGCCGAATACGGCAAATCCGCCTGTTTTGACCTCGTCTTCCACGGCGGGTCAGGATCGGAGCTCTCGGAAATACATGAGGCACTGGACTATGGCGTCGTGAAGATGAACATAGACACCGACACCCAATACGCATTTACCCGCCCCATCGTTGCTCACATGTTCACGCATTATAACGGGGTGCTGCGGGTGGACGGAGAGATGGGGGACAAGAAGGCGTACGATCCCCGCACCTACATGGCGCTTGCGGAGGCGGCCATGGCAGAAAGGGTAAAGCGGGCGGTGACTGAGCTGCGAGGGACGGGAACGACTCTGTTTATAGGGTAA
- a CDS encoding putative sulfate/molybdate transporter — protein sequence MMHGGGGTRFSRVSGEVSGAFGDLGTFLPHVLGVISVAGLKPGGIFTLFGIFYFFTGLFYRLPIPVQPMKVASAAIVTGKVTPPEIAGASIMIGATLVVLGLTGVIGVIARSIPRSVVSGIQLGLGAGLAVLGLKMVQHNLLIGCLTLLVMLPVGFNRRLPQAITGVAVGVLAGLVLGGFPPMQHMAPSLQLPHLVFPGWGDIWRGTISIGLPQLALTLTNAVIVTSTLAEHFFPENRRVAPFTLALTQGGANLLSGVLGGIPMCHGAGGLASHHRFGARTGAVGVLLGTSFLAIGLFFADPALAFLKLIPEGTLGALLFYGALDLAIGGWAPASRWDIVVAVVVALLAFFVNPALAVVVGVAFFRFTPGSRPPG from the coding sequence ATGATGCACGGGGGCGGGGGGACAAGATTCAGCAGGGTCAGCGGTGAGGTCTCAGGTGCCTTCGGGGATCTCGGTACTTTTCTGCCGCATGTCCTTGGCGTCATCTCCGTCGCGGGGCTCAAGCCGGGAGGGATCTTCACCCTTTTCGGGATCTTCTATTTTTTTACCGGCCTCTTCTACCGGCTACCGATCCCGGTGCAGCCGATGAAGGTCGCTTCTGCGGCTATCGTTACAGGAAAGGTGACGCCTCCGGAGATAGCGGGGGCATCCATCATGATCGGAGCTACACTGGTCGTGCTCGGTCTGACGGGTGTCATCGGTGTCATTGCCCGCTCCATTCCCCGCAGCGTCGTGTCCGGCATTCAGCTCGGGCTTGGCGCGGGGCTCGCGGTGCTGGGGCTAAAGATGGTCCAGCACAACCTTCTGATCGGGTGCCTTACGCTGCTGGTCATGCTCCCCGTCGGGTTCAATCGCAGGCTTCCTCAGGCGATAACCGGGGTTGCCGTCGGCGTGCTGGCGGGGCTGGTGCTAGGGGGCTTTCCCCCCATGCAGCACATGGCGCCTTCGCTGCAATTGCCCCATCTCGTTTTTCCCGGATGGGGCGATATCTGGCGCGGCACCATCAGCATAGGGCTGCCGCAGCTTGCCCTTACACTTACCAACGCCGTCATCGTGACCTCCACGCTGGCGGAGCACTTCTTCCCCGAAAACCGTCGCGTCGCCCCATTCACCCTGGCCCTCACACAGGGGGGTGCCAATCTGCTAAGCGGTGTGCTGGGCGGGATTCCCATGTGCCACGGTGCGGGGGGGCTGGCGTCGCACCATCGCTTCGGCGCCCGCACCGGCGCAGTCGGAGTCCTTCTCGGCACCAGCTTTCTTGCTATCGGCCTCTTTTTCGCCGACCCCGCGCTGGCGTTTCTGAAGCTCATCCCTGAGGGGACCCTCGGAGCACTTCTCTTCTATGGAGCACTCGATCTGGCCATCGGCGGGTGGGCGCCTGCTTCGCGGTGGGATATTGTCGTCGCCGTCGTCGTCGCGCTCCTGGCATTCTTCGTAAATCCTGCGCTGGCTGTCGTGGTTGGGGTTGCGTTCTTTCGTTTCACTCCCGGCTCGCGTCCTCCGGGTTGA